The Flavobacterium sp. M31R6 nucleotide sequence GTGTAGTTGTATCACAGTTTTATATTTTAAAATATTTGGCAAAGATAGGGATTTCACTTTTGACAATTGTCAATTGATTTGTACTTTTAAATCAAAAACAGAGATGATGCTCACCGAATTCCAAAAAAACTTAGATTATGTAACTGGACATCGAGCCAACAGACAAAAATATGCCAATGAAGTTCTGGATAATCGGGAACTTTTTTCGGAGTTGATTCAGTTGTGTTTTCAGACTTCAAACAAAAATGCATCCAAAGCCTTTTGGATTCTGGAATTTGTATGTTACCGAAAATTGGAATGGATTACAGCCCATTTGGATTTTTTTTGTTCCCAAATCAAGAACTTAAAAGACGAAAGTGCCATACGACCAGCGGCAAAAATTTGTCAGCTTTTAGTACTTTCTCATTACAAGAAAATGGAAATTATTCTTTCCGAAAAAAATTTAGAAGAAATCATAGAAAGCTCTTTTGACTGGTTGATAAATGATATCAAAGTAGCTTCCAAAGCCTATTCAATGCGAACTTTATACATTTTAGGACAACATTATGACTGGATTCATCCCGAATTGAAAATTATAATTACCAAAGACTTCCCAAATCACAGTGCGGCTTATAAGGCTGTCGCCAAAGAAGTTTTGAAGAAAATAAAATAGCATTTTATACTACCAAAAATAGGCAAAATAAAAAATATCCGTATCTTTGCAAAAACTATACGTACATGAATACTAAACTCACATTATCGTTAGAAAAAGATGTCATAGAAAAAGCTAAAATCTATGCCAAAGGAACTGGTAGAAGTTTATCGGAAATGGTAGAAAATTACTTTAAAAGTTTGGTTTCAAATTCAAATAATAATAAAAACGATGAAGATGAATTGGAGTCTAGGATAAAAAAAATCACTGGTATTGTAAGTTTACCTCCTGATTTTGATGAAAAAAAAGCTATTCAAGAATATTTAGAAGAAAAATATTTAAAATGAAGCACGTTTTTTTAGATACCAATATTTTAATGGATATACTAGCAAACAGACAACCATTTTATAAATCATCTTCAGAAATTTACAAACTTGGTCTGAGCAAGAAAGTCATCTATTATACCTCATCAAACACAATAGTTACATTACACTATTTATTGAAAAGATTTATTGATGAAGATAAAATCAGAATGGCTTTGGACGAAATTACAGATGTAATTAATATTA carries:
- a CDS encoding DUF6364 family protein, which produces MNTKLTLSLEKDVIEKAKIYAKGTGRSLSEMVENYFKSLVSNSNNNKNDEDELESRIKKITGIVSLPPDFDEKKAIQEYLEEKYLK
- a CDS encoding PIN domain-containing protein — its product is MKHVFLDTNILMDILANRQPFYKSSSEIYKLGLSKKVIYYTSSNTIVTLHYLLKRFIDEDKIRMALDEITDVINIIPVDKNIIKKSLKSSHKDFEDAIQITTAQSINTMDCIITRDLKDFKFSEINVYTPDEFLNKLT